DNA from Homo sapiens chromosome 1, GRCh38.p14 Primary Assembly:
CCCTATTATACAGATAATAGGAATATATTAAAGGTTTCTAAGCAGAGAAATTGAGTTTTTAGATTAACTGTGATGGCAATGTAACCAGAAAGAGACCATCTAGGAGTTTCCATATTGAAACCAAAGTCATGGCCTCCTTTATCTTTCTATAATCATTCTAAAACAGTGTTGTCCAATGGAGATACAATGTAAGCCACAAATGTGAGCCAggtatgtaattttaatttttttctttttcttttttttttttcagagacaggatctcgctctatcacccaggctggagtacagtggcacaaatagtagctcactgtaacctcaagcttaggctcaagcaatcctcctgtcttggcctcctaaagtgctgggactacgggtgtgagccaccatacctagcctacttttaaattttctagaagtcacattttaaaaagacttttaaaagcaggtgaaattaattttaataatacattgtaTTTAACCCAATATACCCAAAAATATTGCCATTtaacacataatataaaaattgacatattttacattcttttttcatagTAAGTCTTAAAAATCCAACGTGCATTTTCATATGTAAAGCACAACAATTCAGATAAGCCCCATTTCAAATGTctaataaccacatgtggctagtggctaccatactggacagcaTTAAAAGAATGATCAACTAAACCTACAGATCTCCATATGCAGCTGCTGGTTTTGGGACCATCTCCTTGACCGGCTTGCCATTGATTTTTGACCGAATTCTGAACTATATATACTACAGTTTGACATTACTGGCAACTCAATAAGgcaatgtcttcattttttatgttaCATTTGTACACCACTTAGTTTTCACATACGATTTCACACCTGATCCTCATTACAAACACGTGAATACGCAAAAGATTTCACACCTGATCCTCATTACAAACACGTGAATACGCATGTTATAtcagttttacaaatgaggaaagaacgttcagagaaaaaaagagacaaccaTTGAGTGTtagaactgagaaaaaaaaagtaagtctcCTGACCTCTGGTCAAATCTATTTACGCCCCAATAATACCACCTCCTTAATCAAAGTTGCACTTCTCTGTGCGACTGGTCTTTATTTCCTCCAGTGATTGTAAACTCCATGAAGAAAAGGACTGTTTTTCCTGACCACTGTATTCCCAGTGCCCAGTAAGGTGTTTTACAAGGaggcaatatttattgaatgaattaatgacgtttctgcttttctcatttttagtcGGTTAAatgtaatttacttttttaaagcaaCTGATGTGAAGAGCCAAAGTACGCCACCAAATTGGtaggtttttaaaagttgaactTTACTGCCAACATACTTCAAAAGAGAACGAGGGGGAAAGGCTCGGAGCCAAGGCCTGAGTTCTAGTCCTGACCCTGCCATGAACTGGCTGTGAGCCCTCAcgtaaatttttttaacttctctgggccagAGTTCTTATCTGTCAAAAGGGAAGAGTAGGGCTATAATCTTCACGATTCCGTGCACAGGTAGGGTTTTTGACATTAACTTGATGTGAGCCGGCTTCCTAACTCCTCACACCCTTCCTCCAGTCCCCTCTGCAACGGCCGACTTGGTGAGAGAGGTAACCACCGGGCCCTCTGGGTTCCCTATCCGCTTCCTAGGGGGGCCGACTCGACACCTAGGTGCAAGGTGGATCCCACGGGCCAGAACCGCCATCTTTCCCCATTGGCCTGACCCCAACCGCCACCCGCGGGCACTGGATGACGCGGACCTTACCTCTCCTCACAGTCTTTGCATTTCACCTGCAACGGGACTAGTTGGTGGAACAGCACTTGGCTCATGTTGGCTCGCTGCCTCGGCTGGTGTGCAGAAAAGCCCAACAGGCCCGGCCCTCGGGATTAGCCTGAGAGGTCCGGGTCCTGATAAAGTTTGAGTTTGGCGCTCGGCTTCTGCGGAGGAGGCGGGGAGGGAGAAACGAGGGGAAGGCGTAAGAGACTTGGCCCTCGCCAGCCACCATCGGATTCTTCCGGTTCTGCGGAGGATAAAGGGAAGACGGTTGTGGTAGTTCCGGGTATTAACCTGTGTGGCGCGGGGGCTGAGGCAGCCATGTTTGTTAAGGGAAGGAGACCCGAAGGAAGCTTCTAACTTTTCTTCTGGTTGCCGGATGCTGGACACCGGAAGCGAGCCCTAGAATTATGGCGACCTCCGCGACGTCGCCGCACGCGCCTGGTTTTCCAGCTGAGGGTAGATGCGGTTACTATGTGGAAAAGAAGAAACGGTTCTGCAGGATGGTGGTGGCCGCAGGGAAAAGATTTTGTGGTGAACACGCTGGAGCCGCGGAGGTGTGGTATCGCCCTACTCTCTCAAGAGTCGGAAATAAGTATCCTGGTCCTGTCGGTGCTGGAACCCGGCCCCTCCCCTCTTTGACAGCTTTCTGCTTGTGTCCCCTGGATTCTCCAGCTTTCACTTTAATAAACCCAGTTTTGCCCTCCTTGCGGAGCGATTATGAGTTCTAGTGatgagaaattttttatttttctaagtaaagCGCCAGCAGTGACCCATTTATTTTGATCTATTTATCTCGATCTTAACTCATGGTAATGCTAGGTTTTAATTTTTACCCCAAGCTACCGCTCCGTCTTCCTGCTGGAAAGTGGTAGTTTAGAAAAAGTAGTGATTGAAGTCCCAAAGGTTTCACTAGTTGTGTTCTAATTGTTATTTCATGAAAGAGAAGCACTTCTCGTGAATGCGGTTGGaagaaactttcttttaaaaatttagacttgaggcccggcgcggtggctcacgcctgtaatcccagcactttgggaggccgaggcgggcggatcacttgaggtcaggagctcgagaccagcctggccaacatgatgaaaccctctctctactaaaaataagaaaatcagccGTGGCGCGAGctactaaaattaagaaaatcgtggtggtgcgagcctgtaaccccagctactcgggaggctgaggcaggagaatcgcttgaacccaggaggtggaggtggcaataatccaagatcacaccactgcattccagcctgggtgacagccagactgaatctcaaaaaagaaaaaaaaatttttttcgaCTTACAGTTTTTAAGAATGCAACTTTGCTGGAATGGgaaggaaagatttttaaatatatacgaATTGACCTTTTACAATTGAGAACAAAGCATACAATTTTGTTTGATAATTATGCATATAAATGTACTATCAAAcactttatatttgtatatatgtatattactttAGGATATATATGAGATGGGAAAATAAAAACCAGAGGAGCAAAATGCTCATAGGAAGAGAGCATGTCCTTATAGTTCCACAGAACTATAAAGAATAAACCAAAGCGATCAGCATCAGATTTCATGCTTCTGAATGTTCAgtattatttgcattattttatttcttaaggaATTTATTCTTCTAGACAATATCCAGTGCAGATCAGTCCCCTGACCCCCTTCATCTGCCACTCTCCATCATAGTTGTAGTCTACTTCCTATTTTGTTTTGACTGGCATTTACCAAAAGTGAAGCATACTGAAACAAGGACATTCTTGTTTTGGAATATGGGAGACGTGATTTGTTGTGGGAACTCTGAATTATGCCCATAGTCTATTGACTGGTTTTGAGGGGACTGGCAAACATCCCTTGTTGAAGAATGAGAGTTATGATAGGAGAAGGATTTAGACTCCACCTTATCCAGATATATGGAAGGTGAAAACAAATAGTGATGATAGTAGAATATGAATAAATCCTTACAAGCTGATTAGTATTCCTATAGAGGAACGACATATTGTCATTAGACACTTGAAGAGAGACCGCAAAACATCAAGTGGAAACACTTTTATTGACTACTATCTCGTTTTAAATTGTGGCTATCCTCCTGAATCTGTAATTTATGATGTAACTGGATGTTGtgtttccatctttttttctaaGTGTCATATATAGCTGTGATGACACCACTCATTTTTACCCAGTGGTTCTCGACTGGGACTGATTTTGCCTCCAGTGAACACTTggcaaaatgaagacattttggTTGTCAAACTGAGGAGTATCACTGACATCTAATGGATAGAGACCAGAAATGCTGCTAAACCTCCTACAAATCACAGGACAGCCCCCTGCACTCACCCCCTCAAAAGAATTACCTGCCCAAAACGTCAATAGTGCCAAGATTGAGAATTCCTGTTTCTAAATTCaactaataaattttaaatgtgctttttttttcctatgctaCAGTTAGGCTCTGGGGGTTAGAATAGTCTTTTACATGGAGGTTAGGATTTAAAGTCAGcaataaggaagaaattatatacagtattttctttttcttctattgaatatatagtattttcaaaaaaaaaatttcttagctTTCCCATGAAATTCAGTGTGAATAGCTTCATGGACATGCTGAGAGGCACATTcgaacagaaataaatttttaaaagaataataatagcagACACTTAGTCACCACTTACTCTATGTACAGCACTGGGCtaggcagttttgttttgttaactaTTAGCTCACTTAATGTGTTCAAACCTTAGAAGGTAAGACATATTTTTGTTCTCATCTTTCAGATGAGGCAGTAAGCCTACCTAACTAAGGTCATAGGGATCGTAGCTGGTAGGTAGAGCTGGGTATCATACCTAGGCAGTCTGGCTGGCCTGTGTTCTTAACTGTTATATGACCCCTATTTATACAGATTCATGTGGAATATTGGGTAGAATTGCCAACATTatcaattttcctttcttttttcccagttcatatagtcatgtgccacataatgacatttcagtcaacaacagaccgcatatatgatggtggtcccataaggttataatactgtatttttactgtaccttttctatgtttagatatgtttagatacacaaatacttacattgtgttacaattgcctacagtatttagtatggtaacatgctgtacaggtttacaGCCTAGtagcaataggctatactataTAGGCTAGATGTACagtaggctatactatctaggtttgtgttaCTATACTGTATGATGTTCTcccaatgacaaaatcacctaaagatatatttctcagaatgtattcccaGTCATTAAGTGATGTAACTTAGGAATGAGTAGGATGTAACTGATAGTAAAAAGTTGCAAAGCCAGTAAAATATGGCACATCCAAATGGTTAAAATGCCATGTTCCATTGTTTctaagaaactttatttttacattttaacattctAAAATCAGGATACATCTTAAAATCCATATGTCAATGGGCAGCATTTTCCAAAAAATGATTAGTATGTGAGGCAatacatgttaattagcttgatttagccattccacaatgtatacatatttgaaaacattatgttgtatTAAAACCATACATAAATAAtagtgtatattatttttattgccataaaaatcacaattacttttgtacaaACCTaatatgtgataaatatatacaactatttgTCAATTAACATGAAATaggcagcatttttttctttcttggttgtGCATAAAATAGTCATACATATAATAGTTGATGCTATCTTAGATTTCAGACACCATATGTAGGCCTTCTCTATACCCTGTTTGAAGCTATAGACCCTTGTTTGTCCAAAGCAGTATTTGTTCATATGTATTTAAGCCAGTACACTGGAGAGTTTTTGTTAAACCCTTGGGACCTGATTTTGCCAACTTTTCATTATGTCCTTGTAAGGTTTCCTTACCTTGTTTTGAGATTACAGAGACACTGAAGTTATATCTGGTATCTGTAAGCAATAaacttgatattttatttaaataaatgtatctcTTAATTTATTAGGAAGAAGATGCTCGGAAAAGAATCCTGTGTCCTTTAGATCCAAAACAGTAAGTGTGGATCAGATACGGGTTTTTTTTTGTGCTGGAAACAGTAATTGGCACAAGtctcatttgaaataattttctctttaaatttagCACAGTATATGAAGATCAACTagcaaagcatttgaaaaaatgtaaCTCAAGAGAGAAACCAAAACCTGTAAGTGTTTGATCAGTAAAATTGAATGGTGAAATGTGGTATGTAATGCCTTGGTAGATGCTGCACATGGAATGTACTTGTTTCATAGCTGAGGAACCCAAGCtcaggaaatataatttttttttaaagagatagggtctcactctgtcactcaggctggagtgcagtggcgtgatcgtagctcactgcagccttgaactcctggactcaagcaatcctctcacctcagcctcatgactagctgggactgtaggcaaacgacaccacacctggcttatttttttatttttttatagagacggggttctcgctgtgttgcccaggctggtctcgaactgctggtgtcaagcagtactcctgcctcagcctcccaaagtgctaggattataggcgtgagccaccaaatcCAGCcaggaaatacaaatatttttaaattgggtagTAGGCAAACCTGCCTGACTTTTGTTCCATAAGtagacatttatttattacacTGTACAATAAGGGCTGCCATGCGATCCAGGAGGTGACACCATTTCTGTCTTCCAAGGGTGCTTGGTATACAAGCTCCCTTGAAAAGGTAGTCTGGGAAAAAAGATAATCAGTGCCTTTGCTTCTAAGACTCATAGAAAATCGAGACTTATGGGAGGATGTCTTGCAATAGCACCGCTCAGTTACTTTGACAACAAAATACTCCCATTCATTTCCAAATGcctcccagttgagaaccactgggccaGATGGCATAAGTTTAGAAAGTATTTTTACATTAAGATGGTGTAGAAGAAAAATGATgaccctcaccaccaccacctactTAGGACTTAGCCCCTTTAATAGAAAGAGAGAACATTGGCtttgtttgcaaatatcttcctTACCTAAGTTCCAGGTTTCAGTTAAAGCAAGCATGTGCAATATGTGTTCAGAGAAAAGTTTGAGAGGAtagataaatttattaaaaatggaaaccCTTGGGTGAGTTTCACTGCATACCAACACACAGTGgcaaggaaatggagaaaagcGGTGGAATGATGAGAcgaagaaagaaatgcaaagcaGTATTTATCTGGTTCACTATGTAGAGTAGGACACTTGGAACCCAGGTAAAGGCATATCACTATTCTGCTTTACTTTGGGAAACTGgtgaacaatttttttaaattttgtatactAAATAAAAGTTAGTTGGTTATAAATTTCTCCAGTATAAAtagttttcacatttaaaaatctaatctaCAACGTAAGTTACCTGGAGCACTCTTGGCAACCATTTTGAACTAAGAGTACATCAAATTCTAATACTTAACAGCTAGTTTTCTATTATAGTTTTTTTCCGTTATCCAGTAAAACATTGTAATTCCTGCAGTAAAACATTGTAATTCCTGCAGTAAAACATTGTAATTCCTGCAGTCTTCACTCATTCCACTCAATCACCAGTTTCCATTGCAAGCAACACACATTCTGTCCATATAGGTAAAGCTAGCAACACACAATCAGGATGTTACCTTTCTGCCTCCATGTAACAAAAGTCCATTTACTACACATAACATAATGTCCCCAAGAgttattttcacttttg
Protein-coding regions in this window:
- the TRMT13 gene encoding tRNA:m(4)X modification enzyme TRM13 homolog isoform X5, producing the protein MATSATSPHAPGFPAEGRCGYYVEKKKRFCRMVVAAGKRFCGEHAGAAEEEDARKRILCPLDPKHTVYEDQLAKHLKKCNSREKPKPDFYIQDINAGLRDETEIPEQLVPISSLSEEQLEKLIKKLRKASEALHDALNDPKNGDSATKHLKQQMLKKFTSS